GTGTTTGTGGCTGACCGTGATCGATCATAGCGGCTGTGGAGGGACTATGCTGCGGCTGTGAAGGAGCAGCATCGGAAGGCACCGGTGAGAGTGCTTCTTTCGGTGGAAGACTCGGAGACGGAGTTCGCAGCTGCTCGTTCCCAGCCCATGGATTTGATGGAGGGAAAGCTTGAGATTCTGAGGAGTTGTGGGCCACCACGGGAGAAAATGGAGGTTGACCTTTTTGTGGTACGGCTAACACCTCGGCGGTCATGTATGAGCCAGTGGGACTCGAGCTTGCAGGTACCTCGTCACGAAGCGACATCCGCGATAGCTCCTCAGCAGGCGTTTGAACGGTAGATAATTCGAACGATTGCGTGGCCGCGGAGTGAGGGTACGGAGGAGCAGTATGACCAGTTTCGACGGGTGGAACGGGCGGAGCTTGTGCAGGTGGTGCAGGATTCGGTGCAGACTCTTGCTGCCATATGCTCTGCTCttgcgatggaggaggaggctgcTGCCAGACCGGTTGAGCTGGCGGAGGGCGGGTAGTTTGCTGCCATGCTCGCTGGCTGTGATCCTGTGTCGGAACACTGCCCGTTTGGTTCAGATATGGATTTTTGGACTCTGACTGCCACGGATTCGACTGTTGTCCATGATGATAGCCATGCGCATCTTGTGACGTTGCGTTCGCCGGTCCAGGTCGCAGTACCGCGGGCACATCGTATTGCCGGtgttctcctccaccagGCTGCAGTGCTGTTGGTatgccctcctccttctgTTTCGAGTCGGACTTGATATCCTGCGAGCTCGGTCTTACTCTCAACGGCTGAGGTACCTCCACAAAGTCGTCCTCATTCTCGTCGGCGTTGCGATGCTCGGTGCTGTCCGAGTCCCAGGTCCCATTCGATGCGACGCTGGCATCGGAGCCTCGGCGTTGAGCATGCTGGGCTTCCTTCCTATCGACGAGAGCGAATGCGGGCGACGTTTTGAGGTCGTCGCTGTACACGGAGCTGGCACTGGCGGGAATTTGTTTAATCGTGGGCGACTCCGGATAAGGTGGTGCTGAGggtgcggcggtggtggtatCGACCGACGGGCCAGTGGACGACTTGGTCAccatgttgttgttgttgttgttgttgttctcGCAGGGAGGGAAGGGAAATGTGGTCGATTtcaaggtggaggaggaagggagaGAAGATCGATGTCCATGTCTGGTGGAAGAAGGCGATATTGCATACTGCTCTTGGTATCAAGTAGGCAGCCATTTCTGGAAGATGGACCAGCACGACTGCGCCTCACACGGCATCGTCATGTGTGGCTGGTGAAACGTCTAAATCGCGAATCTCTCACGAACAAATTTCTCGAGGGTCAATCGCAGTAAATTGAAGATcactcacctcacctcaccgtCCTCCACCCCTTCCGGCGACTCCGCTCCACCCCTCAGATTCTCTTCATATCTCCACCGCTCAACATGACAAACCAActccgcatcctcctcgtcggcaACGGCGGCCGAGAGCACACATTGGCATGGAAGCTCGCCCAAAGTCCACTCGTCGACGAGATTCATGTAGTACCCGGCAACGGAGGAACGGCGAGGTGAGTGGATACATTTTTCATCTACACTCCGCTCAACCACCTAACGATACCTCCAGCGTGAACAAATGCACCAACATCACCTCCGTTTCAGACAAGGACTTTCCCGCTCTGGCCCAATATGCAAAGTCAAACAACATCAATCTTCTCATACCTGGCCCGGAAGCACCTCTAGTCAAAGGCATCGCAGACATCTTTGCAGAACATGCCCCTTGTATCCCATGTTTTGGACCGTCAAAAGCCGCCGCCAATATGGAAGGCAGCAAGGCTTTCTCCAAGGACTTTATGAAACGGCACAACATCCCGACTGCTCGATTCGAAAACTTCGACAACTACGAAGCCGCTTCAAAACATCTCGAAACCGTCGATTACAAGGTCGTCATCAAAGCTGACGGTCTAGCCGGTGGCAAGGGCGTGGTGCTTCCCCAAACCAAGGAGGAAGCACAGAGCAACTTGAAGGACATGATGTTGGCAAAGGAATTTGGCGATGCAGGCAGTACAGTGGTCATCGAGGAATGCCTGGAGGGTGATGAGATCAGTATCCTATCACTATCAGATGGCCAGTCCATACTCTCTCTTCCTGCAGCTCAGGATCACAAGCGGATCagagatggcgatgaaggtCCAAATACCGGTGGAATGGGCACATACGCACCGGCACCAGTAGCGACGAAGGAGATACTGGACGAGATCGAGCGCACCACTCTCAGACCTACCATTGAAGGGATGCGGAAAGAAGGGATGCCATTTGTTGGCTGCTTATTCACCGGCTACATGCTCACAAAAAACGGACCTCGCTTGCTGGAATACAACGTCAGATTTGGCGACCCGGAGACTCAATCCTGTCTATCACTTCTGCAGTCCGATCTCGCAGAATTGATCGTCGCATGTACGAATGGCAGTCTTAACTCCAAGACTATCGAGGTGGCATCGGGAAGTGCATGTACAGTGGTCCTCGCTGCAGGAGGATATCCGGAGAATCCCAAGACAGGGTTCGAGATGACGGTGAATGAGCCACAGAATGGCGTCAACTACTTCCATGCGGGTACGACGGTGAAAGATGGCAAGCTGGTGACGAGCGGTGGGAGGGTCATTGCGTCGACAGCGACTGGAAGCACATTGCAGGAGGCCAGGGACAAAGCGTATGAGGGAGTCAAAGGGATTCACTTCGATGGTGCGCAGTACCGGACAGATATCGCCTACCGAGCGCTGCGATGATGCTGGATCATACAAAATGAAACGAAGTTCTGATGTGACAAGGCCACGAGCAAAGTTTGACCATTTGGACTATGACCACCTTCAACATCGCCATCTCAATCGTGCATCGCCATCGAAGCCTCTTTATCCGGCACACGCTCCCTCCTCCGATCGTCCCAATAGCTCTTCGCCAGGAACGTCAACGCAAAAAATATACCCAGCCCCGAAAGACCAATACCCATGTACAGCGCACTCCGATAACCATGCAAAACATCCGCCGGCGTCCTACCTCCATTATTGACATGCACCTCGATCGTGCCCGCGAACCCCAGGCCCAAGGAAATACTATAATTGACCACTGTATTGACCAGACTCGCCGCCACGCCTTGATACCTCTTCGGCATGGAGTCAGAAATCACCAGCGTGGCAGACGGAAAACTCATGTCCATTCCAAAGGGGGCGATGAGCGTGCACACGAAGATTTGAGCCCAGTAGACTTGGTTCACCGGCAAAGTGGCGACGAGAATGCTCCCGGTCATGAAAGCGCAGAGAGCGATGACCATGGCCCAGGCAGGTCGCATTCGATGTAGCACCAGGCCAGTCGTAATTGCAGCCACTGCTCCACTTATGGTCAATGGAGCGAGGTATGCTGATCCGAGAAGTGGTGACACGCCGCGCAGCACTTCCAAGATCTGCCAGAGGTAGAACACCCAGATTCCGAAGTTGGCCCATCCGCAGGCGACGCATGCGAGGACGAAGCCGTTGCTGCTGGTGAAGACCTCCAGTGGGAGGAGTGGGTTGCGTGCGACTCGCTTTTCAATGTAGAAGAATGCTGGAACCATGAGCAGTCCCAGTACGAGGCACACGATGATGTATGGACTGTTCCATCCGACGCCTGATAGTGGAGCTTGATTCCAGGCGAAATTGACCAGGACCAGAGCGGTGATGCCGACGACCGCGCCGAGGAGGTCGAGTTCCCAGACACTTTCCATGAAGTTGAGACCTTTTAGTCCGGGTTTCTCGTCTTGTGGGTCGGGGATGGCGAATTGAGCtacgatggcgatgatgaagagggtgattgcgaacgagaagaatgCCCAAGGCCACCAAGCCAACGCGAACAACGCAGCGAACGCCGATCCCAGAATCGCTCCTCCCGGCGCACAAGCTCCAAACACCGCAAACGCCATATTCTTCCGTGGTCCGTTCGAATACAATCCTCCCAGCAGCGCCAGTCCATTCGGCATACATATCGCAGGACCAATCCCCGCCAGTACTCTCGCGAAGATAAACAGCACATGGTTCGAGTACCACGCCAGTCCTGCCACAAGAGACCAGATCCCGAACCAGACGTAGCCGAACACCAGCATTTTCTTCCATCCGAAGAGATCCCCCAAGCGGCCGGAGAAGAGAATAAATGTGCCGACTGTCAAGGAATAGCCTGCAATCAGCCATGCTAGTACGCCCGGGTCTTCGACACCGAAGTGGTCGCCGATGACGTGAAGGATGGACAGCACTTGTCCGAGTCCGGCTTGGGTGGTGAGCTGGGCGAGACTGATCAgtccgacgacgaggacttcTCGGGGAAGGGAGACGGATTGTTCGAGGGATTTGGTTTTGGTGAGAGTCGCATCGCGGGTTTTGAGCttgtcggagtcgaggtCGGGTTCTGGTGAGGGCGAGCGGATGGGTgattcgacttcttctttgCTAGACGCCGGGTTGGTGAGGGAGCCGGCGGAGTGTTGTCGAGGGGCTGTCATGGTTGCGATGTTGTCTTGGGCGATCTTTGTGAATCAAATTGACTTCCGGCACGTCTGATATGTAGGCCAGGAAAGGAAATTTTGAATCAGGTGGCGAGCAAGGGTGGATGATGCTTCAACGAGGTTGGTTTCTCAGGATGTTTTCTCTGACAACCAACGAAGCTTTCAATCATGTCCCGTGCAGCAGATCGCATTTGCAGGGCGTAACGGATGCTGCGGTGCTGAACGAAGAAGTGGTTTGCATTTCTGCGTTGTAATCAGTTGTGTTCTGTTCCGCGTTGATTATTGACGTAGGTGTGGATCCGGAATGTGAGCAAAATCCGGGAGAACAACCGAGAGGAGTCGAACTGCCGAAAGAATGGTTGCAAATCTGCTCCGAGACGATTATCCAGCACCAGTACTGGTATAGACGAATGGGCGCGGTAGCAATGATATCGACATGGAAAATGAATGTCTTCTTTTTCAACCCCAATCCTAACTTGGTCGTGGCTAACCATCCAGGAACCATCTAGGATCAAATACTTTAGAACTATAGACAGGATAAGTCAGCAACGTTAAGCGGCGGGAGGCAGGATGCATTCTCCCACTTCTTCACAGCACCAACGCCATCAGTCCGACCTCATCAATCCAGCACGCTGCCGACCGCACGCAACCGATACATCATTCGGGCATTAACGATGCATACTACCTGACCTGATATTCCTCATCTGGAGTCTTGCCCCAAACTTCATCCTCCCGCCTGGCCTTGCACTAGTCTTTCAGCAGACTTTTCTCCTCTCGCGAGCTACACGCTCTCCCCGGCTGGGCGGTCAACAGCTTCAAGAACTCTGTCGCTAGCAGAGCACGAGCATGCCAAGTGGGCAACCTGAATCATGGCCAGAAAGAACCGATTTGGCATCACGGTGCACCACGAGGCGAGCTCGTCCAGCCTTTCGACATGAAAATGCCTTCACGGACGGGCACAGGTGTTCGGGAAAGCGACGGTCTCCCTCACTGATTTCGGAGACGCCGACGAGGCTTGCATCTGGTGGTGCCAGCCAGCTCTTTTGACTTTTTCCGTACACTCCGAGGCATCAAGTCTAGAACACCACGTGTCGAGGAATTTTACACTAACACCACGCTAAGTCATCGCTCTATACCCAGAAAGGGTGCCGCACGATCTGTCGGGGTGTCAGGCCACAGAACGGACATTCGTGTCGGTACCGGTCAGCTCACTTCTCACGGCGGCTCGATCCAATCGTCCGCAGGTCAATTAGCCTTGTGGCTGTCGGCGCAAGCGATGCAAGGCTCGTGCTTCTGGGAAGCGGCTCTCTGGGGTCCTTTGCTGGTCTGGAGTCGCCATATGGATGAGTTCTTCTCGGACCGTGGCTACACTTAAGATGTCGCCCAATTCCTGCCGTGTGATGGAGATCATCCTCTCAAGCACGCCCGTCCTCCAAGATGCGTTTTCTCAGCATCGCGGCAGGTTGTCTGTCGATTCTGCCCCTGGCATCTCTTTCCGCTCTTCCCAACTCTCAATCTCTCACGTCCGATGCTGCTCTGGACTCGACTCTGGTTGACCGTGCAGCTCCGATATGTAACGCACGAGGCTACCAGCGGTCAGCCAGCCCGTGTTCTTCCAGCAAAAGCTCTGCTCAAGCATGCGGCGCTCGGTGCTCCAAGGATGCGAAATGCAAGAACTTTGCGGTCGGCAAGGGGTATTGTTTCCTCTACAATGTTGCGCTGTAAGTAGGCACCAGACGGACCTGATAAGCTTGACTGACAGTCGTTTGTAAAAGGCCAAACAATTTCAAGGCGAATCAACGCAGTCCATACTATTTCTCGGGCAAAGCTTGTTACAGGCCAGCATCCAGCCCTCCTGCTCTCTCTTGCGGCTTGGTGGGTTACGATCCGACCAAGGTTGCGACTCAGTTCAGCACTCAGCAAAGCAGCTTAGCAGCCTGCTCATCCCTCTGCAAGAGGACGTCGAAATGTAAGAGCATGCGCTATGGAAGGAACACCTGTGTTCTCTACACGGCTCCGGTCACCGGCAAATTCTCCCGCGATGCGAATTCACCGTTCAAGTTCTACGACAAGGCTTGTGCGGTGTCTGCTCCGTCCACGACTTCGAGAACGTCCTCCCCGGGGCGAAGTTCAACCAGCCTGAGGTCCTCTACGACACGGCCAGCCGGCACGACATCGCGGACGACTGCCGCATCCTCCACAAGGACAGGCGGCGCCAGCACGAGCTCGGGCACAACTGCCGCGACCTCTGCGCGGGGTGGGAACACCAGCACGACCTCGCGTACTACTGCCACGACCTCTGCACGGACCAGTGCAGGCACAACTTCCACGACCACTACTCGAGGCGCATCCACTACGACATCGGGCGCAGGTGCTGGTAGTCCCGTAGAGAAGACATTCCAAGAAGTCGTCATTGCCTTTGACATTCCAAACAACCGTGGCAAGCGTCAAAGCGGCGGCTCTTCCAGCTCTACATCCTACTTCTCCAACACAATCAGCCTCTCCGGCGCCAATACCGGTTACCGCGAACTCACCACCGATGCAACGAATGCCCTCAAGATCTCATTGACTATTCCTCCCGGAAGCTCTGGTCAGGTCAACAACCTCGAGCTGCTTGCAGAGAACCAGGTGAACTTTGCGGACTTGACGGCGTTGGCTCTGATAGCCAATCTCGCCAGTGGCGACCCATGGGCGACCGGCGGCCCATTCCTCCTCGGTGCTTCTTTGCCAGGAGTTGGCCGAGAGACGACGCTGTCTAGCTCGCCATACTCCAACTCGCTTCGCCGGTAATACATCTCTGATGCGCAGGGGAACAATGGAGCCTATGTCGCCCAGTCTCCGTTTTGGACCCTCAACCTGGCCACGAACGAGATTGGAGCTGCCGTGAATAACGCCGACGGCAGCTCTACTCCTTTGGTGATGTACTATGATTCAGGCCTGGTCAAATTTGCAACTTCGCTGCCTGCAGGCGCACAGGCTCTCAAGCCAAAGGCACTGCTTGATGATGCGAATGTTGTTACCAAGACTGGGACTTCGACGACGCAAGGACCGACGGCTACGTCCAAgcctactattactattacaAACAGTGGCACGTCTGCCACATCTTTCTCCACCAGCGGCCCCGCCGACGCAAAACCGACATGCAAAAGCGGAGTCACAGGACGGCCATTCATAATTCGAGCTGATACTATCGCCCTCCTTCCCGGCACCCAGGACTACGGGGAGAGGATCACGGATGGCGTCCCCGGTCTTCCATTCGGGAGTCAACTCGTTTTCACGAACAGGGCGACAGACCAATCGAGTGGTAAACCCCTCTATCCAGGCGTCTTCACGCTCGACTATCAGTGTCGTCTGATGAGTTCTGATGTGGGTCAGTACGCAACAACAAACGGAGTGTCTGGCGGCCagatcttcttcgacaacaAGGGATCTGTGTCATGCTACTGCGATATCACTACTTCGCTCAGCTGCGCCTGCGGCAATAACCTTGTCTTAGGAATGGACGCCATCAACAGGCTTTTGATTCTCAGCACAAGTCAGCAAACAAACGCCAAGTTTGCGACCTTCCGCGCGAAGTTTTTGGATCAGCCAGATGATACAACGACGATAGCGGCCACTGACCCCACAGGGACAGCAGCTGTCGCCGTCGTCACGACCACCGCCCCCTCGACAACTACGTCCGCCACAGTCAAACCCACCTGCAGTAGCGCAGCGATAGGTCGCCCTTTCACGCTCAAAGCCGACTACAGCATCCTC
This genomic interval from Zymoseptoria tritici IPO323 chromosome 8, whole genome shotgun sequence contains the following:
- a CDS encoding putative major facilitator superfamily transporter (MFS-MDR transporter belonging to the DHA2 subfamily. These type of MFS transporters are implicated in MDR and secretion of fungal secondary metabolites.), which encodes MTAPRQHSAGSLTNPASSKEEVESPIRSPSPEPDLDSDKLKTRDATLTKTKSLEQSVSLPREVLVVGLISLAQLTTQAGLGQVLSILHVIGDHFGVEDPGVLAWLIAGYSLTVGTFILFSGRLGDLFGWKKMLVFGYVWFGIWSLVAGLAWYSNHVLFIFARVLAGIGPAICMPNGLALLGGLYSNGPRKNMAFAVFGACAPGGAILGSAFAALFALAWWPWAFFSFAITLFIIAIVAQFAIPDPQDEKPGLKGLNFMESVWELDLLGAVVGITALVLVNFAWNQAPLSGVGWNSPYIIVCLVLGLLMVPAFFYIEKRVARNPLLPLEVFTSSNGFVLACVACGWANFGIWVFYLWQILEVLRGVSPLLGSAYLAPLTISGAVAAITTGLVLHRMRPAWAMVIALCAFMTGSILVATLPVNQVYWAQIFVCTLIAPFGMDMSFPSATLVISDSMPKRYQGVAASLVNTVVNYSISLGLGFAGTIEVHVNNGGRTPADVLHGYRSALYMGIGLSGLGIFFALTFLAKSYWDDRRRERVPDKEASMAMHD